In Bacteroidota bacterium, the genomic stretch GCTCCGGTCGTCATGATCCAGAGAGCGGCGTCGAGCATGAGGCGGGCGGGTCGTCCGGGGCGTCCTCGTGCGGAAGTGGGTGCGAAGAGGTGGGCGATGCGGGCCCACTGGGCGTCGGTGAGGGCGTGTCGCTTGGGTGGCATCGGCGTGGCTTGGAAAAGCGCCGAAGTTACCTCACATTTTCCAGACAGAGCCTAAAAGGCCTGCCCGATCCCGAAGTGGAAGAGCGGTCTGCGCAACCCATCTGGAAACCAGGGGGCCCCCGGCTGCGGCTCGCGCACGCGGTAGGCTAGGTCGAACCGCACGACGAGGAACTCCCAGCCGATGCGCAGGCCATAGCCAGCGCTCAAGGCAAGTTGCCGGTAGAACTGGTCTGCGAAGAAACGCCCGGCATCGTCGCCCGGGTTGCGGGGACCGAGCCAGACGTTGCCAGCGTCCGCAAAGAGCGCCGCACTCCAGTTTGCCTTGAAGAGGTTGCGCACCAGCACGGTGCGGCCTTCGGCAGCGAGTTCGAGCTTGAGGTCGCCGCCTTGGACGAACGCACCCTCCTGCTCGGCCACGCCGGGACCGAGGGTGCGGAGTGCCCAGCCGCGGACGCTCGTCGCCCCGCCGATGTAAAAGCGACGGTCGAAGGGAACGACCGGAGCGTCGCCTGTCGGCAGAGCCACGCCCACGATGGCCTTGAACGCCAGCGTCGTCCGGCGGCTCAGCGGGACATACTGCCGGGCATCGGCGCGGAGCCGCAGGTAGGGCCGGTATTCGAGGTCGGCTCCGTCGATGATGCTTGGCAGCGTGCCTTCGAGCGAGTCGGGCGAGAAGACGAAGCGGTCGAAGAGGTAGAGCAGGTTGCCGCCCGTCTCAACGCTGATCTCGCGGACGTAGCCCCGATCCCGGCGGAAGAGGTTCGCGGTGGTGCTGCGCAGGGTGTACCGAAGCGCATTGTTGATCTGAGGCCGGGTGTAGTCGTCGAGCAGGAATTCGCGCTCGACCGGGTCCTGGATGATGCTCAGGTAGTCCTGTTCGAAGCCGCCCAAGGTGTCGGGATCGCTGAGGTTGAGGTCGAGCAGATCGAGGAACGAGGTCGTCCGCGTTGAGTGGCGCAGTTCGAGTTGCGCCCCGAGCTCGACGCGGCTGCGGATGACGATGCGGAGCAGGTCGCGGCGGGCAGCCACCCAGCGCGCAGCATAGCGGGTGCGCGCGTCTACGAGCCCTCGTTCCAAACCGCTGAACGGGCGGACGAGGTACGGCAGGGTGAGCGTCGCGCTCGCGTCGACCTGCGCCGTCGGAAAGCCGCCGTCGAACGTGCCTGCTACGGAGCCCGAGGTGCTCAGCGCAAACGACTCGCCGCTACCGAAGGCATTGGCGTTGCGATAGGTGATGCCCGCTCCCAGGCCCAACTCGTCCCGTTCGGTGCCGAGGAGGTACGAACGCTGGAGGACAAACCCTTCGAGGCGGATGCTGTGGCGCGGCCGGGTCCGCAGCCGGATGCGGTGCGGCAGGACGGGCAGTTCGAGGCTGTCGCCTTGGAGGCTTGCCGCAGGCAGCTGAGGGGTGATGTCGCTGAAGCTGAACACCCCCACGCGCTCCAGGCGCTGCTTCGTTGACCGCAGCCGCGAGACGTCGTACGGGTCACCTGGTGCGAAGCGTAAGGCGCGGTGCAAGAGGAAGGGCTCCAGCCGCGTGTCGTCCTCGATGCGGGTGGTCACCTGCCCGTCTCCCCGTGCCATCGAGTCCAACCGTGCCGGGGCACGTTCTGGGCCGTCTACCTCCACGTGCACATCGCCGAAGCGCATGCGCGGCCCGGGGCGGATTTCGAAACGAATGTCCACCGTATCCGGCTTGGCGTCCTCGTTCGCCCCGAACACGATTGCGCGTATCGAGTCCCGGGTGACGAGCGGGTGCCCGCGTCGCTGCAAGACTTCGATGAGGCGGCCTCGCTCGGCCAGGAGGTCGGCCTCGGCAAAGCGCTGCCCCGTCCCCACGAGGGTGCGAGGCTCCTCGACCACCCGAGCGTCTAGGAGCGTCTCTTCGACGAGTGCCTGCTGCGTCTCCGCGGGCAACGCCTCAATCCCAGCGTACCGGACGGTGTCGATGAGAGACGGCTGGCCCGGTTGGATATCGAAGGTGACTCGTACCCGATTTCCGCCCAGGGAATCGACGGCAGCCAGCACCTGGGCCTGTCGGTAGCCGTCTTGTCGGTAGAGGGCTGCCAGGCGCAACGCGTCCGTAGCGACCACGGCGGTGTCGAGAATCGCTGGTTCGTCGCCAATGCGCCGGAGACCTGCTCCGAGCCAGCCTGGCAGTGACGCTCTCGTACCGAGTCGGTAGACCCAGTAGCCTGGCGTCAATCCGGTGATGTCGAAGAGGCCGTGGTTCTCGCGCGTGCGAACGAAGGCCAGCAGGTCGTCCGTGGTTCTCCGATGCCGCTCGCCGACGATGCGCCGGTCGATCACACGCACGTAGGTCGTGTCGGAATTCTCTGGAGCACCCGTCTGCTCACCACTCGTTGCGCTTGCGGTCCCTTGGTCGCTAACCGCCCCCTGGCTGTACGCGAGAGGAACCGTGCTGCCCAGGACCGGAACGAGGGTGAACAGGAACAGCACAAGGCGGAGCGACACCGCTCTCATGCCCACGGGTCTATTCCTCCTCGTAGTAGAAGTCGTCGGTCGTCGTGGGGTAGTCGGGCCAAACCTCCTCGATGCTCTCGTAGGGCTCGCCGTCGTCTTCGATTTCGAGGAGGTTCTGCGTCACCTCCAGCGGGGCGCCGGTGCGGTCGGCGTAGTCGATCAGTTCGTCTTTGGTGGCAGGCCAGGGCGCGTCTTCGAGATGCGCGGCGAGTTCGAGCGTCCAGTACATAGTGATGGGCAGGGGTTCGGCGGAAGGAGGGTTCTCTTCGTCACCGAACGCAGAGATAGGGTGGAGATCGGCGTAGGTACGAGGTGAGAGGCGACGCAGTGCGGTCGTGCACGATAGGGCGAGGCGTCGCGAAAAGCAAGGGGGGCGAACAAGCTCTTGAGCGGAGACGAGGCTATCGCCGGGGCGCGTACGCGCCGATCTAGGGCTCAAAACGAAGGCGGCAGGGTGTCTCGACCCTACCGCCTACGCGCATGCTCAGATTTCGACGACTCAGGTGCCGCCCAGCATGGGGTTGTCCTCTGCGGCCTGTTCGACGAGATCCTGGTACTCTTGCGGGGTCACACCGGGTGCAAACGTGGTGACCGGATTGAGAGGTTCGCCACCCAGGTCGCGGACTTCGTAGTGCAGGTGCGGGGCTGTGGAGAGCCCGGTGTTGCCCGTGTAGGCTACCAGGTCGCCGCGCTTAACGGCGCTGCCCTCTGAGACCCCAGGGGCGAACCGGGAGAGGTGCGCATACCGCGTCTCGCGGTTGCTCTTGGCGTGGCGGATGCGGAGCAGGTTGCCGTAGCCACCGCTGACGCCCCGGAAGCTCACGACGCCATCGGCGGTAGCGTACACGGGGGTGCCGACGGGCGTAGAGAAATCAACCCCGTTGTGCATCTTGCGCGCGCGGAAGATCGGGTGGCGGCGCATGCCGTAGCCGGAGGTCAGGCGACCTTGTGTGGGTAGCATTGCCGGAGTCTGGTCCAGCCGTTCCTTGTGCCGCTCGGCGAGCGCCAGCAGGTCCTCGAAGCTCTGCGACTGGAGCGCGATCTGACGCTCAAGCTGGTTGGAGGTCCGGGCGTTCTCACGGAGGAGCCGGCTCGTCGGAAGGCTGTACCGATCGAGGGACTCATCGCGGGCACCACCTACGCCGACTTGGCGCACATCGTCAGAGATGGGCTCGGCGCCGAGGAGAGCACGGTAGAGGTCGCGGTCCTTGGCTTCGAGCGCCTGCATTTGCTCCGTGAAGCTTGCGACTTGGCCCGTAGTCGTGGCAAGTTGCGTGCGGAGCCGTTCGATCTCCTCCTGCTGCGATATCTCAAGCGGAGTCTGAGCGGTACTCCAGAGGTACCAGGTCGCGCCCGTGGCAATCACGAGGGCAACGACTAGTACAGCAGCGGCGTGCTTGAGGTAGCGGGAAGCGGTGGGCTTGACCTCTACGAAGGTGCAAGCCTCGTGGTCATAGTGGTAGTAAGTGTTTTTGGGCATGGAGGCGAGCGGCTGCAAGCGTGGTGGTTGGGCTGAGCAAGCGGCTCGCTCCCTGTGGTGGGCACACGCCTCGTCGCGGCTGACCTGCCGTGGTGGCGGCCAGCGTGAAGAAGACACAACGCGGTGTGCTCAGCACGGGGAGCCAGGCTTGGAAACCCGTTCTGAACCCAAGCGGGCTGGGGTTTCTACGGAACGGCTCCGATTCGCGTCTGGGGCACAAAGAGCGCGCCAGCTTGGGGTGCGAAGCCTCTGGGAGCCGAAGAATTGGATGGATGAAGGGGCCATCCAAGATAGACGCCTGCCACCGGGGTGTCAACTTCGATGTCATACCCGTCGGAGCGATCTACCTTCCTCGACCGTTCCGCTGCGCTATTGACGCCTACTCGTACGGTCGTTTACACATGTATGCTACCTCTAGGCCGGGCACTAACTTATCGAGCTTCAAGCTCCTGACCTCAAACCCCGGTGTTTGATGTTGGGACGCTTCATGTAGTTCGTGCCAAAGAAGCTCACCTGGCGTTTCATTTTCACTCAATCCTAGCACCTAGATGAGGACACTGCGGTCCGCGATGTCGGCCATCAGGCACGCAGCGCTGATGCTATGGCTAGTGGGGCCGTGTTCTGTCGGGCTTGCGCAGAGCGGCCGCCAGTTCAACGCCGGTCCCTTCGTGGGCACCGTGTGGACCATCCGCGAAGGCATGCCGCAAGGCTCGGCGCGTGGGCTCACGCAGCGGTCGGACGGCAGCCTGTGGTTCGGCACCGACTCCGGCCTCACCCGCTTCGACGGCCTTGCGTTCACGCCGTTCTCGCGGGCACTGCTCCCCGGCCCTTCTGGCTCAGACCTCGCCCTCGCCCTTCACGACCCCGGCGATGGGACGCTCTGGCTCGGCTCCTTCGGCAGTGGTGCCGTACGGTTGCACCTCCCCACTCCGGCGACGCCGACCTCGTACTACGAGCCTTTGAGTACCGCCGACGGGCTCTCCTCTACCACCGTATGGTCCTTCGCGTCTGACTTGGATGGCACCTGGCTAGGCACCACGGACGGCTTGCTCAAGCAGACGCCTGATACACTGCTCCACTTCACGCAAAGAGACGGCCTGCCCGGCGCGGATGTTCGCGCGCTCCAACGTGACTCGGCCAGCCGTCTCTGGGTCGGCACCACGGCAGGCCTCGCCTTGCACACGGCTGGGGGGGTTAGCGCACTCCGAGGTGTTGGCATACCCGAGGGTGCCATCTCATCCCTTGCCCCGGTTCCAGCGTATGCTGGCGGCGGCATGTGGGTCGGCACCCGAACGGGCCTTCATCGCTGCACACCGCCCCCAGTGCGGTGCGAACCGCAAGGACTCGCCCTCGCTAGCCCGGTCATTCAAGCGCTTACGGTCACACGCGACGGTGCGCTTTGGATTGGTACGGAAGCGCCGCTCCTCCACCGCCTTGCGTCGGACGGAAGCCTCCTCTCAGTCCCATCCGGTCCGCCTGGCGAGGCAGGCGGCGTCGTGTCGCTACTAGAAGACCGGGAGGGCAACCTCTGGGCTGGAACCGCAGGGTACGGACTCGTGCGCCTACGCCGTATGGCTGTAACCACCCTTGGTAGAGCGGAAGGGCTTGTGGACGACCTTGTCCGCCCTCTGCTCGAAGCGCCGGCAGGGACGATGTGGATCGGGACGCGGCGCGGAGCGCTTCACCGCCTTCGCGGCGACCGGCTCGACGTGTTTCGTCTACCCGACGCGGCACGGGGCAACGCGGTGCTCTCGCTCGCCGCCGCTAGCGACGGTCGACCATGGGTGGGGCTAGCCGGTCGTGGCATCGCGCGCCCTGTCAACGGCGCGCTGGTCTTAGTCGACGGCCTGGAAGGCGCCATCGACGCGCTGTCGTTGCTCGAAGACCGGACAGGCCGCCTCTGGATTGGCCACAACGGACAGGGCCTCTGGCGTCGCGATCTGGATGGCCGACTGCATCGGTATGGCATCGCCCATGGACTTCCCAGCGGGACCGTCCGCGTGCTTACCCAGGACACGCTCGGACGCCTGTGGGCGGGCACCGATGGCGGCCTGGTGCGCCTTCACGCTACTCCTGACACAACGCGCTTTGACGTCTTCACGACGGTCGACGGGCTCGCTGACACTGCCGTCTTTGCGCTCATGGACGATGCCGACACAGCACCAGGGACGCTTTGGATTGGCGGTAGCGAGCAGCTCTCGCGGCTGACAACAGCAGCCGATGGCACGGTCCGCTTCGACGCGCTCGACCACGAGCGCATGCTCCTGGACGACGGCGCCGGTTCGCTCTGGACGCGCCGCATCAACAGCCTCTACCGCGTGCGCAAACGCGACCTGCACGCGCTTGCAGACGGTCAGACGGACGGAGTGGCCGGGACGTCGTACGGGCCAGAGGTGGGCGTGTCCGGTGAAGGCGTGTATGGCTTCAGTCCCCCCGCCACTCGCGCCGAGGACGGCCGCCTCTTCTTCCCCACCACGCTGGGCGTCGCCATCGTGGACCTCGACGCCCTCCCGCCATCGTTGCCGCCACCGTCCGTTGCCGTAACGCGCGTCGATGCGGATGCCAACAGCTTCGTGCGACCCGCAGCACCCGCACGGTTTCCACCGGCGCTCAACCGCCTCGAACTGCACTTCAACGCGTTTGACCTCACCGCGCCCGACCGAGTCCGCTACCGCTACCGCCTCGACGGCTTCGAAGAGAGCTGGACGGCGACGGACCTCCGGCGTTCGGCGATCTACACCAACCTCGCGCCAGGTCGCTACACGTTTTACGTGGAAGCCGCCAACCACCAGGGCGTCTGGAGTGCGGAGCCGGCACGGTATGCCTTCGCCGTAGAGCCGCGCCTCTCACAGACGTGGTGGTTCCGGCTCGGCCTCGCGCTTGTCCTCGCGGGCTTCGGCCTTGCCACGTATGCGGCTCGCGTGCGTGGTTTAAGACAGCGCGCCGACCTTCTCCGAGCACAAGTCCGCCAGCGCACCGCTGCGCTCGAAACGGAGAAGCTGCGCACCGAAGAGGCTCTCGCCGAGACGCGAGCGGCCCAGGCTGTCGTGGAGGCGCAAGCGGCGCAGCTTCGCAAACTCGACGCCGCGAAGAACCGGCTCTTCGAGAACCTGAGCCACGAGTTCCGCACGCCGCTGACGCTGGTGCTCGGCCCGCTCGAGCGCGCGCTCGCAGGCGCCCAGGCTGAGGGCGACCTCCACACCGCGCACGCGCAGGCCACGCACCTGCTCGACCTCGTCAATCAGCTTCTTGACCTCGCCAAGCTCGAAGCGGGCCATCTCGCGCTCGATCGCACGCCGATCGACTTCGGCGATCTCGTGGCAGGCACCGTCGCCGCTTTCGAGTCCGAGGCGGTCCAGCATGGCCTCACGCTCGTCGCCGTCTGTGTCGAGCCCTCCCCTGTCGTCCTCGGCGAAGCGCGGCACCTCAGACGGGTCGTCGCCAATCTGGTCAGCAATGCACTCGCGCACACGCCGGAGGGAGGTCGCATCACCGTCCAACTAGCGGCTTCGGAAGAAACCGCTAGGCTGACGGTCGAGGACACCGGCAGCGGCATTCCGGCAGAGGCGCTGCCGCATGTGTTCGATCGGTTCTACCAAGTCGAGGCCTCGCCCACGTTGGGCCGGGCCGGGACCGGAATCGGGCTCGCGTTGGCGAGGGAGTTAGTGGAGGCGCACGGAGGCACAGTCAGCGTGACCAGCGAGGTAGGCGTTGGCAGCACCTTCGTGGTCACCCTCCCAACGACCGATGCCGCACCTGTTGCGCTGGCGCCTAGCTCGTCCCAGGCTGCCACTGTACCTCGCCTTCCCAGAAGTATGGCCGAGGCTAGCGACGACTCGCTTGCGCTGGGCGAACGACCGACGCTGTTGCTGGTGGAGGACCACGCGGCCCTCCGCGACTTTCTCGCCCGTGCGCTTGCCGAAGGCTACGAGGTCCACCCGGCCGCCGACGGCGCCGAGGCGCTCGCCCTCGCGAAATCGCTACGCCCTGACCTCATCGTGAGCGACGTGATGATGCCGAACCTGGACGGCCTCGCCCTCGCCGCTGCGCTGCGAGCCGACGACGCGCTCCGAGCGACGCCCGTCGTGCTGCTTACCGCCCGTGCCGACGCCGCCGACGAGGTTGCGGGACTTGATGCCGGAGCCGACGCCTATCTCGCCAAGCCGTTTAGCCTGCCCGTCCTTCGCGCCCACCTCGACGCCCTGGTGGAGCGGCACCAGACACTACGCGACCGCTTCCGCCGCGAGGTGGTCGTGCAGCCGAGCGAGATCGTTGTCACCTCGGACGATGCCGCGTTCGTCGAGCGAGTGCGTGCCGTCGTGGAGGATGCGTTGGCGGACCCGCACCTCACCGTCGAGGTGCTAGCCGACCGGCTCGCGGTGAGCCCGCGCCAACTTCACCGGCGAATGCGGGCGCTGACCGGGCTGACGCCAGCGGCCTTCGTCCGGGCAATGCGGCTCCAGCGGGCTGCGACGCTGCTGGCCGGACGCAGCGGCACCGTCGCCGAGGTCGCCTACGCCGTGGGCTTCCGCAGCGAGTCGCACTTCACAAAGCGGTTCAAGGCCGAGTTCGGTGTGCTGCCCTCGGTCTATGGCGAGGGATCGGCTGGCTGAGCACATAGCGTGAGAAGCCCGACTGGCAGAAATGCGCCAGCGAAAGGCAGGCATGCGCGAGCGCTATCGCTCCACCTTGGCGCGTCCGCGTGTGCGGACCACAGCTCGCGCCCAGGGTTGTGCTTTGCAGCTAGCTAGCCCTCGGCGTCCATGTACCGTTTCACGTCGTCCTCCCTCCTTCTTGGCCTCGCGGTCCTGCTCGCGCTGTCCGCGTCCGCGCAGCCGCAGCCGTCGTGGCAGCCCCTCAGCACGGGTGCGCAGTCGCTTCCACAGCCCGTATCCAGTGCGATGGACGCAGCAGGAAACGTCTACGTGCTTCAGTTTCAACCAAACGGCTTCCGCCCGGAGATGGCGCGCTGGGACGGCAGCCAGTGGACGACGCTGCCGGGCCTCCCGCCGCAATACGCCAACCGCATCGCCGTGACCGATGGGGGTGATGCGCTCTACGTCGCGACGCAGGTCGGGACCGACCGTGCCGTCAACGGGAACGGCGGTAGCGTGGGCGTCGCGTACGTCGCGCGCTACGGCATCGCAACGGGGCAGTGGGACGACCTGGGTGGCGGTCTGGACCAGGCTACCGTCCAGACAATCGACGTGGATGCCGCAGGCAACCTGCTCGTTGGCGGCCGCTTCGCGCAGACCACGGACGGGACGACGCTCGGCAACATCGGGCGATGGAACCAGAGCACGGGCATCTGGGAAGGGCTCGGCCTCGGCGTGAGCGACCCCGTCGTGGACCTCGACGCCGATCCATTCGGCAACGTAGTGGTCACGGGCCGCTTCGAAACGGCGACGCAGGGCGACGGCACCGCGCTGACGGTGCGGCAGGTCGCCCGCTTCCGGTTTGCCACGGGGCGATGGGAGGCGCTCTTCAACGGCCTCGACGTCGGATCGAGCACGCCGCGCACCATCGCCACGGACGGGACCAACGTCTTCATCGGCGGGACCGGGATCGAGATCAACACCGACGTACGCCAGGTGTGGCGCTTCAACGGCACGGTGTGGTCGGGCTTTGGCAGCAGCCTCGACCTCGAGCCCAACATCTACGACCTTGTCCTGGACGGCGCGGGCTTTCTTTACGCCTTCGGGGACGGCGGCTTCGGCGTGCGCTCCACGATCCACCAGTCCAACGCAGGCTTCGCGAACTGGTCGGCCATCGCCGTCATCGCCAATGGCTTCCCGAGCACCCTGGCGGCCAACCGGGGGCGGCCTGGACGCTACCTCTTCGCCGGCGGGCTGTTCGACAACTTCTTCCTGTTCAACGGCTCCCTCACCACCGTTGCCAACTTCGCACTCTGGAACGGTGCGTGGACGTCGCCCCAGCCGCCGTTCGTGGGCGTGAGCGGCACCGTGCGGGCTGTCGAGGAGCTGATCGTGCCGCGCAACGGCGACCCGCTCGACCGGATCCGCCTCATGGCCGTCGGGGGCGACCTCGCATCCGTCCGGAATCGCCCGGTCAACCGGATTGCGTTCTCGACGACCGGGGCGGACTGGGACGACCCCGGTCAGGGCATCACCGATCCCGGCGGCATTGTGCACGCGCTCCGCGCCACCGCGCTGCCGCTTTTCGCAGACGGTGGCGGCTTGGCGATGATGGTCGCGGGGCGATTCACCGAGGTGACGCAGGACGACGGCACGGCGGTGCCTGTGAGCAACGTGGCACTCTGGCGCTTCGGCGACGAGCGCTGGCAGGCGCTCGGGCTCGGCGTGAGCCGCGGCGGCGTGCCTGGCACCGGCACCGTGCACGCCATCGACCACCTTCCACTCCCCTGCCGCTTCGACGAGGACGCGGGCGAATTCATCTACGTCGGCGGCGAGTTCGACACGGCAACCAACGCTGACGGCTCGACGGTGGCCGTGCGCAACCTGGCACGCTACAACCTGCGCTCGAACCGCTGGGAAGCCCTCGCGGGCGGCCCGACCGGGCCGGTCTTCGCGCTGCGGCTGGAGGCGGGGCAGCGGTCCCGTCTCGTGCCGACCGACGATGGCCTGGAAGGGCACGCGCTGTTCATCGGCGGACAGTTTAACACGGTGCTAGACGCGAACGGCATGGGCGTCGCCGGCGCGCGCAACCTCGCCTGGCTCACGACAGACGGCCAGTGGCGCGCCATCGGCGGCGGTCCGGCTGGCCCGGTCTACGCCCTAGAAAGTCTGCGCTCGTCCGCGACGCGGCTTGCGACCCTGAACCAGCGCCTCGCTGGGCCTGACCGATGCCGCCTCGACGTGACGTCGACGACGCTCTACGTGGGCGGCAGCTTTACGAGCGTGCTGACCGACGGCCCCAACCTGCCCGTCTCCAACCTAGCCCGCGTGCTCGTCGGCACCGGCGGCTCGCGGTGGTCCGAACTCGGTCTCCCGTTCGGCCAGGCGAGTGGGACGCCCGGCAACGGCACCAACGGCCCTGTCCTTTCCATCGAGTTCCGGCCTGAGGTTTCGTCCTCGCCCAGCATCTCGTTCTTTGGCGAGGACAACGGAGCCTTCGCCTATATGGTCACGGGCACGTTTACGGAGGCCTACGACGAGTTCGGCAACACAATCACGTCGCCCAACGTGGTGCTGCTGCGGAACTACGCGCCGCTCTACCCCGGCGGGCAGTTCGACGACGACCCCGTGCGGCGCGGCCCGGAGGTATTCGCCTCCATCGGCGACGGGACGAACGGCACCGTCTTCGACACGGGCTGGACCTCGTGCCGGATCGGTCGGTTCGACACGAGCACGTGGTACGTCGGCGGGCAGTTCAGCGAGGTGGGCGCGGGGCAGCAAGCGCCCGGACTGGCGAAGTGGCGCGACTACCGGCCGCCGCCCCCCGTCGTTGTTGTCGGGTCCAGCGGGAGCATTCGTGGTGGGTCGGGAGGCAGTGGCGGAGGTCGTGCGACCGATGTGGTGTACCTCGGACCGACTGCCCGGCTGAGTTGCGCCAACCCGGGCCTCGGCAGAGCGGCCTCGTCTTCCTCCAGCGAGGTGCTGGGCACGGTCGCGTTCGGCGAGAGCGTCGTCACGACCACCGACTTCCCCGTGGGCCAGCCGCTCGTGTTCGAACTCGCCG encodes the following:
- a CDS encoding BamA/TamA family outer membrane protein; its protein translation is MSLRLVLFLFTLVPVLGSTVPLAYSQGAVSDQGTASATSGEQTGAPENSDTTYVRVIDRRIVGERHRRTTDDLLAFVRTRENHGLFDITGLTPGYWVYRLGTRASLPGWLGAGLRRIGDEPAILDTAVVATDALRLAALYRQDGYRQAQVLAAVDSLGGNRVRVTFDIQPGQPSLIDTVRYAGIEALPAETQQALVEETLLDARVVEEPRTLVGTGQRFAEADLLAERGRLIEVLQRRGHPLVTRDSIRAIVFGANEDAKPDTVDIRFEIRPGPRMRFGDVHVEVDGPERAPARLDSMARGDGQVTTRIEDDTRLEPFLLHRALRFAPGDPYDVSRLRSTKQRLERVGVFSFSDITPQLPAASLQGDSLELPVLPHRIRLRTRPRHSIRLEGFVLQRSYLLGTERDELGLGAGITYRNANAFGSGESFALSTSGSVAGTFDGGFPTAQVDASATLTLPYLVRPFSGLERGLVDARTRYAARWVAARRDLLRIVIRSRVELGAQLELRHSTRTTSFLDLLDLNLSDPDTLGGFEQDYLSIIQDPVEREFLLDDYTRPQINNALRYTLRSTTANLFRRDRGYVREISVETGGNLLYLFDRFVFSPDSLEGTLPSIIDGADLEYRPYLRLRADARQYVPLSRRTTLAFKAIVGVALPTGDAPVVPFDRRFYIGGATSVRGWALRTLGPGVAEQEGAFVQGGDLKLELAAEGRTVLVRNLFKANWSAALFADAGNVWLGPRNPGDDAGRFFADQFYRQLALSAGYGLRIGWEFLVVRFDLAYRVREPQPGAPWFPDGLRRPLFHFGIGQAF
- a CDS encoding DUF2795 domain-containing protein, which encodes MYWTLELAAHLEDAPWPATKDELIDYADRTGAPLEVTQNLLEIEDDGEPYESIEEVWPDYPTTTDDFYYEEE
- a CDS encoding M23 family metallopeptidase, which translates into the protein MPKNTYYHYDHEACTFVEVKPTASRYLKHAAAVLVVALVIATGATWYLWSTAQTPLEISQQEEIERLRTQLATTTGQVASFTEQMQALEAKDRDLYRALLGAEPISDDVRQVGVGGARDESLDRYSLPTSRLLRENARTSNQLERQIALQSQSFEDLLALAERHKERLDQTPAMLPTQGRLTSGYGMRRHPIFRARKMHNGVDFSTPVGTPVYATADGVVSFRGVSGGYGNLLRIRHAKSNRETRYAHLSRFAPGVSEGSAVKRGDLVAYTGNTGLSTAPHLHYEVRDLGGEPLNPVTTFAPGVTPQEYQDLVEQAAEDNPMLGGT
- a CDS encoding ATP-binding protein encodes the protein MSAIRHAALMLWLVGPCSVGLAQSGRQFNAGPFVGTVWTIREGMPQGSARGLTQRSDGSLWFGTDSGLTRFDGLAFTPFSRALLPGPSGSDLALALHDPGDGTLWLGSFGSGAVRLHLPTPATPTSYYEPLSTADGLSSTTVWSFASDLDGTWLGTTDGLLKQTPDTLLHFTQRDGLPGADVRALQRDSASRLWVGTTAGLALHTAGGVSALRGVGIPEGAISSLAPVPAYAGGGMWVGTRTGLHRCTPPPVRCEPQGLALASPVIQALTVTRDGALWIGTEAPLLHRLASDGSLLSVPSGPPGEAGGVVSLLEDREGNLWAGTAGYGLVRLRRMAVTTLGRAEGLVDDLVRPLLEAPAGTMWIGTRRGALHRLRGDRLDVFRLPDAARGNAVLSLAAASDGRPWVGLAGRGIARPVNGALVLVDGLEGAIDALSLLEDRTGRLWIGHNGQGLWRRDLDGRLHRYGIAHGLPSGTVRVLTQDTLGRLWAGTDGGLVRLHATPDTTRFDVFTTVDGLADTAVFALMDDADTAPGTLWIGGSEQLSRLTTAADGTVRFDALDHERMLLDDGAGSLWTRRINSLYRVRKRDLHALADGQTDGVAGTSYGPEVGVSGEGVYGFSPPATRAEDGRLFFPTTLGVAIVDLDALPPSLPPPSVAVTRVDADANSFVRPAAPARFPPALNRLELHFNAFDLTAPDRVRYRYRLDGFEESWTATDLRRSAIYTNLAPGRYTFYVEAANHQGVWSAEPARYAFAVEPRLSQTWWFRLGLALVLAGFGLATYAARVRGLRQRADLLRAQVRQRTAALETEKLRTEEALAETRAAQAVVEAQAAQLRKLDAAKNRLFENLSHEFRTPLTLVLGPLERALAGAQAEGDLHTAHAQATHLLDLVNQLLDLAKLEAGHLALDRTPIDFGDLVAGTVAAFESEAVQHGLTLVAVCVEPSPVVLGEARHLRRVVANLVSNALAHTPEGGRITVQLAASEETARLTVEDTGSGIPAEALPHVFDRFYQVEASPTLGRAGTGIGLALARELVEAHGGTVSVTSEVGVGSTFVVTLPTTDAAPVALAPSSSQAATVPRLPRSMAEASDDSLALGERPTLLLVEDHAALRDFLARALAEGYEVHPAADGAEALALAKSLRPDLIVSDVMMPNLDGLALAAALRADDALRATPVVLLTARADAADEVAGLDAGADAYLAKPFSLPVLRAHLDALVERHQTLRDRFRREVVVQPSEIVVTSDDAAFVERVRAVVEDALADPHLTVEVLADRLAVSPRQLHRRMRALTGLTPAAFVRAMRLQRAATLLAGRSGTVAEVAYAVGFRSESHFTKRFKAEFGVLPSVYGEGSAG
- a CDS encoding T9SS type A sorting domain-containing protein; amino-acid sequence: MYRFTSSSLLLGLAVLLALSASAQPQPSWQPLSTGAQSLPQPVSSAMDAAGNVYVLQFQPNGFRPEMARWDGSQWTTLPGLPPQYANRIAVTDGGDALYVATQVGTDRAVNGNGGSVGVAYVARYGIATGQWDDLGGGLDQATVQTIDVDAAGNLLVGGRFAQTTDGTTLGNIGRWNQSTGIWEGLGLGVSDPVVDLDADPFGNVVVTGRFETATQGDGTALTVRQVARFRFATGRWEALFNGLDVGSSTPRTIATDGTNVFIGGTGIEINTDVRQVWRFNGTVWSGFGSSLDLEPNIYDLVLDGAGFLYAFGDGGFGVRSTIHQSNAGFANWSAIAVIANGFPSTLAANRGRPGRYLFAGGLFDNFFLFNGSLTTVANFALWNGAWTSPQPPFVGVSGTVRAVEELIVPRNGDPLDRIRLMAVGGDLASVRNRPVNRIAFSTTGADWDDPGQGITDPGGIVHALRATALPLFADGGGLAMMVAGRFTEVTQDDGTAVPVSNVALWRFGDERWQALGLGVSRGGVPGTGTVHAIDHLPLPCRFDEDAGEFIYVGGEFDTATNADGSTVAVRNLARYNLRSNRWEALAGGPTGPVFALRLEAGQRSRLVPTDDGLEGHALFIGGQFNTVLDANGMGVAGARNLAWLTTDGQWRAIGGGPAGPVYALESLRSSATRLATLNQRLAGPDRCRLDVTSTTLYVGGSFTSVLTDGPNLPVSNLARVLVGTGGSRWSELGLPFGQASGTPGNGTNGPVLSIEFRPEVSSSPSISFFGEDNGAFAYMVTGTFTEAYDEFGNTITSPNVVLLRNYAPLYPGGQFDDDPVRRGPEVFASIGDGTNGTVFDTGWTSCRIGRFDTSTWYVGGQFSEVGAGQQAPGLAKWRDYRPPPPVVVVGSSGSIRGGSGGSGGGRATDVVYLGPTARLSCANPGLGRAASSSSSEVLGTVAFGESVVTTTDFPVGQPLVFELAAEDGTVLSTDTLVVDNIGGVTFAVTGVDTPGDYAPNPDGFDTGLGLVALQSPDRALPLGDRLLTRFVHAVTDAPAVDVVLPDGTVFADSLTFNAVSVALAIDRSTPRVEVRRHADGAALGTYDLDFSNPSAVQFVVLAGFLDPAANQDGPALGLTTVALPAEAPVASDDDTATRPAAVRLSAAYPNPFAETTVLRVDVPEATRTEVAVFDLLGRRVAVLHDGLLTPGTHAVPWNAGSVPSGVYVVQVRTPSGTDALRLTRLR